The Silene latifolia isolate original U9 population unplaced genomic scaffold, ASM4854445v1 chrun_scaffold_16, whole genome shotgun sequence genome includes a region encoding these proteins:
- the LOC141637210 gene encoding E3 SUMO-protein ligase MMS21-like: MMKKEHLKVILPQIFKMILSYVASEKLFGYVRFSYVAFITDDLNQLGLQSVHHADQPMPGGEQEEFKMVADTEIAWIASMCMKKEAIMHHIWHTTKSNNCLVQDCKIALCASRVVCDALLHVEIEPNASTKQTNSDSRWSFQRLDYF; the protein is encoded by the exons ATGATGAAAAAAGAACATTTGAAGGTCATTCTGCCACAAATCTTCAAAATGATCCTCTCCTACGTCGCTTCAGAGAAGCTGTTTGGGTATGTTAGATTCAGTTATGTTGCCTTTATAACGGATGACTTGAATCAGCTTGGCTTGCAGAGTGTTCATCATGCAGATCAGCCAATGCCTGGCGGAGAGCAAGAAGAATTCAAGATGGTTGCTGATACAGAAATtg CATGGATTGCAAGCATGTGTATGAAAAAAGAAGCAATTATGCACCATATTTGGCACACCACTAAATCTAACAATTGCCTTGTTCAAG aTTGCAAAATAGCCTTGTGTGCTTCAAGAGTGGTTTGTGATGCCTTGTTACATGTCGAAATAGAGCCAAATGCGTCCACAAAACAAACAAACTCAGACTCGCGGTGGTCCTTTCAAAGACTTGACTACTTTTAG
- the LOC141637284 gene encoding uncharacterized protein LOC141637284, producing the protein MNANKTNAYFQGVSKEIYAYVLQFSGFIEGHLPFRYLGIPITCGKLAKQDCQVLVERIVTKIRGFGTKKLSNSERLVLVNSVLTTLYNYWINIFLIPKGVLNKINSICRHYLWDGSVDYIRVPPMGWGKVCSPTDERGLGIRDSLSWNIDAIGKLVWWIYSYPDRLWVKWVHHVYLKGTAWNDYNPNGDVNWGWKVICRTKTKLAHGYTNNQWIMDPKGYSISSGYKFIRPKFQKVVWHKYLWNSWCIPKHQFIGRLIALEGMQLKDKLLALGIAPDATCLLCGEADESYLHLFHNCSYSKRIVTNMVEICHVSWPNSNLIHWLGVWQGSSLQKNVLMCNVLAAFYQIWMQRNKVRVDNCLLRPECVIIQIKKEVKMKLATKSTQGLSMNDVAWLNLVSLSL; encoded by the coding sequence ATGAATGCTAATAAAACTAATGCCTATTTTCAAGGAGTCTCTAAGGAAATTTATGCTTATGTACTGCAATTCTCCGGATTTATTGAAGGTCATTTACCTTTCAGGTATTTGGGGATACCAATTACCTGTGGGAAACTGGCTAAGCAGGACTGTCAAGTACTTGTTGAAAGGATTGTTACTAAAATTAGAGGATTTGGTACCAAAAAATTATCCAACTCAGAGAGGCTGGTGCTAGTAAACTCAGTCCTCACTACGCTGTACAACTACTGGATAAACATATTCCTTATCCCAAAAGGAGTACTGAATAAGATTAACTCTATTTGTAGACACTATCTTTGGGATGGAAGTGTGGACTATATTAGGGTGCCCCCTATGGGGTGGGGAAAAGTTTGTTCTCCAACAGATGAACGTGGGTTGGGCATCAGGGATAGCCTATCCTGGAATATTGATGCAATAGGAAAACTTGTTTGGTGGATATATTCTTATCCTGATAGATTATGGGTTAAATGGGTACATCATGTTTATTTGAAAGGGACGGCCTGGAATGATTACAATCCCAATGGAGATGTTAACTGGGGTTGGAAGGTCATTTGTAGAACTAAAACTAAACTTGCTCATGGGTACACCAATAATCAGTGGATTATGGATCCTAAAGGCTACTCAATCAGTAGTGGCTATAAGTTTATCAGACCAAAATTTCAGAAAGTAGTGTGGCATAAGTACCTTTGGAATAGCTGGTGTATTCCTAAACACCAGTTCATTGGCAGGTTGATAGCTCTTGAAGGTATGCAGTTGAAGGATAAGCTGCTTGCATTAGGTATAGCTCCTGATGCAACATGTCTCTTGTGTGGGGAAGCTGATGAGAGTTATCTCCATCTATTTCATAACTGTAGTTACAGTAAGAGGATCGTAACTAATATGGTTGAAATTTGCCATGTCTCTTGGCCTAACTCTAATCTGATCCACTGGCTTGGAGTGTGGCAGGGGTCTTCATTACAGAAGAATGTCCTTATGTGTAATGTGTTGGCTGCCTTCTATCAGATTTGGATGCAAAGAAACAAAGTGCGGGTTGATAATTGTCTGTTGAGGCCTGAGTGTGTGATCATTCAGATCAAGAAGGAGGTGAAGATGAAATTGGCTACTAAATCTACCCAGGGCCTGAGTATGAATGATGTAGCTTGGTTGAATTTAGTTAGCTTGTCTTTGTAA
- the LOC141637285 gene encoding uncharacterized protein LOC141637285 yields MLGTKKLSYAGRLVLVKAVFKSLHTYWASIFILPKGVIAKIEAICRNFLWSGGSEYAKTPTVAWSKICKGKKQGGLGLKNECLWNKVAVGKPLWWIHAHPDKLWVQWIHSTYIRGKEYSVGKGYSWLQQPSPDVVWYHQIWNKWTVPKHGMIAWLYQHQGLNTKDKLFRLNISSDFLCCICGNEEETPEHLFFKCKYSKEILTLIQTWTGIDLPDSRDYDWRRNARFYRLKVEILHSIMNAVTYHVWRQRNGCRYEMQLQRPEVCVAMIQYEIRTKVQQQIKGNLAWRDLECIEKLM; encoded by the exons ATGTTGGGTACCAAAAAGTTGTCATATGCTGGGAGATTAGTCCTGGTTAAAGCTGTCTTCAAATCCTTACATACATACTGGGCGTCTATTTTTATTCTTCCAAAGGGTGTCATTGCTAAGATTGAAGCTATATGTAGGAATTTCTTATGGAGTGGGGGTTCAGAATATGCTAAAACTCCTACAGTAGCCTGGTCTAAAATTTGTAAGGGAAAGAAACAGGGGGGCTTGGGCTTAAAGAATGAATGCTTATGGAATAAAGTTGCAGTTGGTAAACCTCTCTGGTGGATCCACGCTCACCCTGACAAGCTTTGGGTTCAGTGGATTCATAGCACATATATAAGAG GTAAAGAATACTCAGTTGGAAAAGGCTACTCTTGGCTGCAGCAGCCATCTCCTGATGTGGTATGGTATCATCAGATTTGGAATAAGTGGACTGTCCCTAAGCATGGAATGATTGCCTGGCTGTATCAACATCAGGGCCTTAACACAAAGGACAAGCTATTTCGACTTAATATTAGCAGTGACTTCCTCTGCTGCATATGTGGAAATGAGGAGGAAACTCCCGAGCATCTGTTTTTTAAATGCAAGTATAGTAAAGAAATCCTGACTCTTATCCAGACCTGGACTGGAATTGATTTACCTGACAGCAGAGACTATGACTGGAGAAGGAATGCTAGATTTTATAGATTGAAGGTAGAGATCCTGCACAGCATTATGAATGCAGTTACCTATCACGTGTGGAGACAAAGAAATGGATGCAGGTATGAGATGCAACTTCAAAGACCTGAAGTCTGTGTGGCCATGATTCAGTATGAAATCAGGACAAAAGTTCAGCAACAAATCAAAGGCAATTTGGCTTGGAGAGATCTTGAATGTATTGAAAAACTTATGTAA
- the LOC141637286 gene encoding uncharacterized protein LOC141637286, which translates to MWKSQQGTHSSDWLRAFPISGLGQTMNGRTYRSVLSYHLGVPLFSVSRPCPVCSRVFDGDIYGDHLVSCAGTVGVKHRHNLIRDTLLDICYRSGISVCREVDIGLVDGHGSSLHPTDLLLYYWDMGHDVCVDLMGSFPLSQTGLSDFLSGRVVANTAQ; encoded by the coding sequence ATGTGGAAATCTCAGCAGGGGACTCACtcttctgattggttgcgtgcgttTCCTATTTCTGGattggggcagactatgaatgGGAGGACCTATCGTAGTGTTCTTAGCTATCACTTGGGTGTCCCGTTGTTCTCGGTGTCTCGGCCCTGTCCTGTTTGTTCTCGGGTTTTTGACGGGGATATCTATGGTGATCATCTTGTGTCATgtgctggtactgtgggcgttaagcaTCGGCATAACCTCATTCGTGACACCTTATTGGACATCTGCTATAGGTCGGGGATCTCCGTTTGtagggaggttgatatcggtttggtagATGGACATGGTAGCTCCCTTCATCCGACGGATCTGCTTCTTTATTATTGGGACATGGGGCATGATGTGTGTGTCGATCTGATGGGGTCTTTCCCCTTATCTCAGACTGGGTTGTCCGATTTTTTGTCGGGCCGGGTTGTTGCTAACACTGCTCAGTGA